The stretch of DNA tgggatcggctatggtgattcatgtgctctatggatttggagattgggaattctcagaagcagattgtttcggggATGTGGACTGTGATGATGTGCCCAAAGTTAAACAGATGgtggtatgtgttatggttagatcattgtggacttttggagggctatttatccatttggggatgaccggagttgatttgggggcccattggtaggccaaggaggatgtgtattctataccggGTTGGATTTGTTAACTCAGAACTATTAGTGTTGAGGGGTATATCAtttggttagagttgagcttgttcatgttctatgtgttactcttctatgctacgaggggttgtgatatGTTGGTTATTGTTGGTTATTTGCATACTAGATGCATTTCTATTTTGGCCTCGCGGCAAAATTAGAGTGAGACAGTTATTGGGGTGTTGAAGgattgattgcgccttggttacgGTCATTTCGGGCTATGGTATATTTTGTTATTCGCTTCTCCATGGtcatggtcatgcacttcgtgtacttgatgtcgattgtgtgtggttgttgattttaagCATTGTGGCTTgcggtatttcatatggaccggtgtttgTATGGGTCATATAGTGCAGCtgggttatgttgggatatgatcctttgtgatagattcgtttgtcttggttctactatgtgtgatgggttcatagcattgcgtttgtggtggtactggttgagcttgcgggacagttctctcatATGAGTCATTTTTGGTGTTTGAATACATTttaattgttgcttattggtgcacggattgcacgatttatggctttaggttgtattggtgtggcatgtcagtagagtatcTGTGTTTGAGGAGATGAGGTcactggacctagaatgggtgctattgAATTTTATTACAGTATGTTTTgaagaataatatcggaagtcagcttagaatttggaTTTGGTTCTTGTCGGATGAGAGAGAGCTCTATgaattgttgatctgatgagtggttatgagtttctgcgtgtttctttcatcatcggcaatgtacgaaggtttgAACAAGGTTTATTTTGAtctgaggtttattaccggtaccgaatttgtttttgagcagctactgtgattggAAATTATTGCTACGCGTATGCGAGTTATGTGGCATATCATGTGATTGCATCTTGAGTTATGGGTATGGCTTGATGCATCTTGTTaaaacttatacagtgtgtagatgtgagaatTGGGTCTTGTAATGGATTCAGAAGATTGGGGATTTGATTCTAAGGTTTGTGAGCTAAGGATGAAGAGAAGATgttcagttaggttgtgttgtcaGACTTGCATGGATTAGGGTGACGtgtatatgcatggtaaggttacacattgatttgatggctttggaatgactcatggcacgttcgaggacgaacgtatgattaagcaggggagaatgtaacaacccaccCAGTCATTTTCAGCATTTGTATtttgttcagctatttgaagtcttgagtagcttcatatgattttttatgacttgtgtgaatcatcggttttggttttcagatgattcgggattgattcagaagaatgattctcaactaaaaagctttaagttggaatagttaACCATGTtttacttttgagtatttgatctcggatcggtgttttgatggttccgttaggtctcgATGGTAATATTCTACTTGAGcgtatgcctggatttgcatttggatgttctagaaggtttcgacactatttgacgaaagttggcaatttgaaagtttggaatgttcataagtttgaccaagagtggaCCTTGATGATATCGTGTTCGGAttatggttccgggaattggaatagcttagttatgttatttggaacttgtgtgcaaaatttgaggtcatttcaaATTAATTTGATATGGTTTGGCACATGTTTTGGAAGTTGAACGTTTAAAAGTTCAtcaagtttaaattgaggcgcaattcattgtgttgatgttgttatatgtgatttgaggccccgaGTAGGTACGTGCTATATTTTGGGACTTCTTGGTATGTTCAGATGAGGTCCCGAGGTTCACGGGTGAGTTTCGAATCGATTTCGAagcatttccttttattttgaactGCTGGTTTTCTAATGTCTCATATGGTCTTCGTGATCTCGTTGTGTAATCTGGAGCTGTGTAATTCCTTCATTGCATTTGTGGACTTCCCATCACATTCGCGTAGCTTTGTAAGGATTGGTCTTCGCGGTCGCATTGTATTACCGTGTTCACGTAAAGTCGCGAAGGAGAGCTGGCAGCTGATGGATCCTTAATCGCGTTTGCGTAAGtcttgtcgcgttcgcaaagcctTGGTGTCTATGGTCATCACGTTCGCATGATCATTATCGCGAATGCGTATAGATTTTTGGTAGCAGTAGCTTTTGTTCTTCGCGACCCAGAAGGAaatcccgcgatcgcgatgagtattGTTGTTCAGTGAttaaaagtactctatttcgaaggttttagacattttatcatattttaagctatgaagctcggatttgggcgattttggaggcgattctcaccacatggattggggtaagtgttttctactcatttttattatatttcgtgattccatctttgtttttggcatttgattttgtctaaacttttctaaagtgaaattattagttttgaacattgattcggagtcaaaattgagtgaaattagtatggttggattagtaattgaatgggttgtcatattttttgagttttgtcgggtttcgaagtgcgagcccgggtttgacttttttgttgactttgggattttaattaaagattcaacctttatcgattgggtttgttttcgttggcattatttgatgtttttaagttgcttttggctagtttcgagttgttcggaggttgatacgcacatgatggcatttctagagtattgttttgcttgctcggtgttggatttggcttgttcaaggtaagtaacatttttaaacaTGGAATTTAGGGTATTTATCCTTGGAGAACGTGTTATTTGTGTtatgttggggtgacgcacatgctaggtgacgggcgtgtgtacGTGCACTGTGTTAAATCACGATCCAGGTTTATTTTTGTACTGTGTTGCTATTAAATCTTGTTTTTTTCCGTATAATccctacttgttagagtaattgagctatgaTTCATATTTGAattcatgtttagactatgtgcttattcggttgagacTTAATGAGGTTATTTCTGTTATTTTGTGTTATCTGCTTTTATTGTAATTATATCTTTTGTCATGgatcttcatttgcatatcatatcgcaGTCTCTATTTTTCATTCACtattacatcatattatcattgtttgggctgggTGGTACAAGATTGTGAGCCCTTGtgacttgagagattgataacAAAGGTGGGCCTGAGAGCTGTGTTGTTGAgtattattttggatcgggttgcacgccgcagcaggccatattgggtttttttattatttattattattattatttattattattattattattattattattattattattattattattattattattattattattattattattattattattattattattattattattatatagattggactgcacaccgcagcaggccttataggcttttgattagcgcttggacAGGATCCGACCCTCAattctgacataccagcagtgagcacatGCACAATgttatatatacacgtgctttggtgaggggcttatGAGGCAGGCACCTGTACAGtattgagtgattgtgtgtgtgtgtgtgatgaaatTGGCATTTGAGACAGACTACTTGAGTATGTTGAGGGTGAGAGTACCTGGGGATTtcaccgtgaaatcattcatttgacatgcatacttggcatgtaagcatagagatgtatttttcctcatgctaaacGATATTGgaaattgatgacttgacatgtacattgacatgtaggcatagaaacgtactttcctcatgccaattggtaaatgaaaattaTTATCTTGTGTTGTGAATTGGAAATATAGTTCTATTGATAAGGTCATGGTTATTTGATTTTCAGCTGTAATATCTGGACTtgactgttatacctgaaaagcatgtctattttttcggaactgtgaacgagctgagcataatatcttttgagataTTACTTTTACTACCTccattatattattatgagttaAGATTGGCTATTGCTATTTGTGACTGACCttcttccgagctcgtcactacttttaacctaaggttaggagtgttacttattgagtacatgaggttggttgtactcatactacacttctgcaccttgcgtgcagatttttggagctgatgttgttgtgtatgaccggagctggcattgaagatgtacctgcattccggttattgctgcctcttgttcatggtagctttagttttgtaaatctgtttatgtatatttcgaatagatgatgtatttatttcgtaccagctttgtaaattctaaatcttagaagctcatgacttgtactactagtccttggggaaaatttacaaaaactcagttattttactttttaaatcTTATCGTTATCATTAGATTATGTTTACTgttattggcttacctagcgatttgggttaggtgccatcatggctagttggatttttgggtcgcGACACCAAAACCATATCTTATTCATGTTATTATTCATCCGTATTTGTTATATTGTCCTGGTGCATTATTATCATATCATCTTATATGCACATAAATGAGTTGGAGGATTTTGGCACTAAGGACATTGTGAGCAAATAAGGATATGGATTATTGAttatgattggatcgggttgcacgctacaacaatGCTTGGATATGGATCCGTCGCTCAAGGATTAGGTGGATACCCATGTTATTGCGCATGCATCAAGATTGGTGCTTAGTTTGGACACTTGGCCAGTGTCATGCACATGGATTTGTTCTTTGAGGTAGTGGAGTGGATTACGAGCATGCATTTGCATCTTAGATTCATGCAGTAGCTTTTATATTAGTGCCGGTACTAGTCATAGCTATCCAGCCACTTAGGAGCTTGCAGCGGAGACTTCGTGGTGTGCTACCTTTTTGTTCTATCCACAGCACATTGAGACCCCCTCCCGTATTAATCTCTCTTTCTCCATTTACTCTTACTTGGACTCAGTCTCACACTTGTTTCTTTAGAGGTACATCCCACACACCAAGAGGGGTGAGTTGAGAGGTTAGTTTAAGCGCCTTCAGCAGAATCACATGATTATGACTAAGTATAATACAAGATTCACAGATTTGTCTCGTCATGCTACTTTTTTTTATCACTACTAAGGAAAATAGGATGCCAGCCAGTATATCCACCAGAATATGAAGATTTTGCATTCTGTGTTAATTCATGTGGTTTATCTGACACTAGATACAAAGGGAGTCCTTTTACATGGTGGAATGGTAGATCAAATTCAGAATGCATATTCAAGAGACTGGATCGAATTTTTGTCAACCAACAGTTCAACTCTCTCTTTCCCACAATCGAGGTGGAGCACCTCATAAGGACTGGATCTGACCACACACTTTTATTGATGAATTGTGGGGAAGATGCAATGCATTTTGTTAAACCATTTAAGTTTCTCAATTTCTGGACAACACATGATTCTTTCAAGGAGGTGGTACAACAGAATTGGGTGGCAGACTTTGTTGGAGATCCTTTTCTAATGTTCTAACAGAAGCTGAAGAGAGTTAAAACCACAATTTCGCATTGGAGAAAAATAACATTTGGAGATATCTTCATGCAACTGGCTATTAGGGAAGATATTGTTCGGATTAAAGAAATGTTGTTTGAAGAGGAGCCAACAACAGAGAAGAGAATTATACTACAACAGGCTCAAGCATAATTGAAAAGGTATCTAAGCATTGAAGAAAAGTATTGGAAACAAAAGTCGGGCATGAATTGGTTTGCTGAAGGTGACAGAAACACAAAATTGTTTCACAATCATGTCAATGGAAAGAGACAGAAGCTATAGCTTAAAAGAATCTAGAATACTAATGGTGCTTGGCTCGAAACAAAAGATGGTATTGCTAAAGGTGCAGTGGAATTCTTCCAGCATCAGCTCACTCGAGAAAGAGAGACTACAAGCTTTGAGTTTCTTAACAATATCCCTACTATGGTAAGAATTGACAATAATTTAGAGCTGTGCAGATTTCCAATGATAGAGGAAATCAAGAGTGCAGTGTTTGCAATGAGTGGGGATAGTGCAAGCGGTCCAGATGGCTTCACTGGATTGTTCTATCAACAATATTGGGACACTATAGGAACAGACATCTACAACATGTTACAGCAATTCTATACAGGGGCATCATTGCctaaatccataacacatacaaACATGGTGCTACTGCCTAAGATACAACAAGTACATACATTTTCTGACCTAAGACCAATAAGTCTTAGCAACTTCATCAACTAGATCATATCAAGGGTGTTACATGACAGGTTGGAGAAGATACTACCATTACTAATCTCTCCCAACCAGTCTGGTTTGGTGAAAGGAAGGAGCATATTTGAAAACATATTCCTTACTCAAGAAATTGTGACTGGCATCAGATTAAGGGGAAAGCCTGCTAATGTGGCAATCAAGCTAGATATGGCTAAGGCATACGACAGGGTGTCTTGAAAATATTTAATGCATATGTTGAGGAAAATGGAATTTTGTGAGCACTTTATCAATATGGTATGGAACTTATTGGCGAATAACTGGTATTCAGTACTAATCAATGGTCAAGCATCAGGGTTCTTCAGGTCCAGCAGAGAAGTAAAACAAGGAGATCCATTATCTCCTTCAATGTTTATTCTATCAGCAGAAGTGCTATCCAGATCTCTGAACAAATTGTTTGAAGACAAGAGGCTTATAGGATTTGGAATACCAAAGTGGACAGATCCATTAAACCACTTGGCTTATGCTGATGACACTATAATTTTCACATCATCTGATCCTTATTCTTTAGGAAAAGTGGTGGAATTATTAACACAATATGAACAAACATCTGGCCAGATGATTAACAGAACAAAGAGCTCCTACTACATGCATGGAAAGGTATCAAAGACCATAGTGGAGTTAGTTGGTACTGTGACAGGTTTTACAAAAGGTAATTTCCCTTTCACTTACCTTGGGTGCCCAATTTTCTACACCAAGAGAAGGAAAGATTACTACAGTGATCTAATTAAGAACGTGAAAGCAAAGTTTCACTCTTGGAAAGGGAAATTTTTATCATTTGGAGGCAAAGCTACTCTCATAACTAGTGTTCTTCAGAGTTTACCTACTCACATTCTATCAGTAGTGGACCCTCCTAATAATGCTCTTGATCATTTACATAAGACTTTTGCAAGATTCTTTTGGAGCACTAAGGAAGAAGGCAGAAGCAGACACTAGAGCAAGTGGCTGAATATGTGTCTACCCAAGGAGGAAGGAGGAATAGGGATACAATCTTTATTTGATGTTTCCAAATCATTGTTTGCCAAATTgtggtggaggtttaggaccagCAAATCATTGTGGTCAAATTACACATGGAACAAATACTGTAAGAAGGAGATGCCAAATGTGGTGCAATTTAGTGGAGGATCCCATGTCTGGAGGAAAATGTTATAGGCAAGAGAAGAGGTCGAGCATGAAATTCTTTGGATGTTGAATAAGGGTTTCACAAATATATGGAATGAAAACTGGACTGGTATAGGAGCTCTATATCATGTTCTTCCTCATGATTTCAATATTAATGAAGAAATATAGGAAGTAGCTGAGTTGTGGAGTGGAAATGACTGGGATGAACAACTACTGACTCAAAATTTTCCAGAATCCATAGCTGATCACATAAGGGATGAAGTGTACTTTAATCAGACTAATGACACCTGGGATGAACCTAAATGGATGCTAACTACTTCAGGTCAGTTTTCTGTAAATAGCGCATGGAGGATTTTAAGACATAGAGCACCAATAAATCCGGAATTCAGCAACTTGTGGACCAAAGGATTACCTTTCAAGATATCTTTCTTCCTATGGAGACTATGGAAAAGGAAGATTCCTACTGATGATCTATGGAGAAGAAATGGATATATCATTGTGTCTAAGTGCTGGTGTTTCTTTCCACCAAATAAAGAATTATTTCAACATCTTTTCCTAAGGAATGAAACTATGGACAGAGTGTGGAAGCATTTCTTACAACCAGCAGGGATAATAATAAATATGGTGCATGTTCATCAGGTGATAAGAGCATGGTGGAATGAACCATACTGCCAAAAGTTAAAGCCTCTGTTCCAGGAAGCACCTGCAGTTATAACATGGGAACTTTGGAAGAGGAGAAACACCATCAAGAATGGAGGAACTATATCTGCGCAAAGGGTAATTCATGAAGTTAACAAAACACTGCACTTCCTGGCCAAAATCAGATACCCATGGCTATCAAACATACCAGGATTATGGCCAGATATGATTATAATTTTTGAAAGCTAGTAAGCAGAAGAGTTACCTGGCAGCTACCCCTTGAAGGATGGTTCAAATGTAACATGGATGAGGCATCTAAAGGAAATCCTGGCCTTAGTTCATATGGTGTCTGTGTACGTGACAGTGCTGGTGGCTTGATACATGCTGAGGCTGCAGAAATAGGGAAAGCTACAAATTTAGTGGTAGAAGCAAAAGAACTTATGAATGGGCTGCTATACTGTGTAAAAAAGCAGCTTCACCCACTAATTATGGAAAGTGACTCATTGAGTTTGAGGAAGATCATTGACGGTGAATGGGAATGTCCTTGGAGTATATGTACAGAGATCAAGCAGATAAAGAAGAACGGGAACAACTACAATGTCATATTTCAGCATGTGCTAAGGGAGGGCAATGTAGTTGCGGATTTTTTAGCTAACTTGGCTTTCTCTTTTGCAGGTTCAATCACCTTTCACTCGTTTGAAAGTGTACCTACAACCGAAAAGAAACTACTAAACATGGAAAAAGCACAAATCCCTAACATTAGGATACAGGTTGCAAAAAGGAAGTCATAAGTCTTGTTAAAATATTCAAGATATAGCAGGGAAATATTGGCTCTTCATATACAGGGTTTAATACATGTTGATCACAAGCGTTTCAGCTATGGGAACATTCATGGTTTAGTGGTTGCATCAACAGAACGATATAACTACTCAATGAGGATACAACTATTTCTGGGTCACTGCGAATATACCAAGTTTGTTGCTTTATACAGCAAGATACATCTGGACTGGTTCTCTGCTGCTTTACTAATCGATGATGATACTTATTTCAGCAGGATACAAATTATAGTGTTCTCTAACGAATACATCAGTAGCATATCAGTTGACAGGAAACTAATGCAACACTGTGTATGCATGTCAATTTCTGACAGGCATTATGCTTACTGCATATTATTCTTTTCTACTGGAAGATTACATCAGTACATGAGTTGTGCCAAAGTTCTACAACCTGGGGGTTTACCAAAAGTTTGTTTCGTGGGGTGCAGGGAATGGAATATTTCAGTAATTGTTATAAATGGGAAGATACTTTCCAGTAATTCCTTCATGAATACACCAGGCAATTATTGGTTTTTTTTACAGCTACTTATGCACAAAATCATACCAAAGTCTCTTGGAAACTGATTCTCCATTTATGATGACTACATCACAATCATGTCCATCAACATGACAACCATGCTACACATGTATAATTGGACAACTGATTCTATGGTCTGGGAGGTTGTAGATTTAGACACAGTTTTTAATGCATCAGAATGGATTGTTTAAGTTGCATCTGAGAAGGAGCTATTTCATAATCTGGAATTTAAATCTGGAAAGACCATCCAAAGATAAATCCAGATTTTTGAAGTATCGGCAGATCGTGATTCTTTCAATTTATTGCTACTGTACACTACACCCTGTACCAGGTTAAATTGGTGGATATCAAGTACGACTCGAGCAATGTTTGAGAACCTGGAAACCACAGCAATATGGAACAATACAGTTGATTTAATGACTGGCTATCTCTTGTTTTGTCATTTCCCAGTGATATTACCAGGTTAAAATGCTCAGTGTGGTATTGGTCAACAAGTTACAACATCAATTCTTGGCTTGGACAATACTCTGATATATCTACACAGACAGTTATCACATGGCCTGAGCTTGACTATTGTGTAATATTTGTGTGGTGTTAGACTAtctctcagtggtattagcatggtaTCATGCTCATTATGGGGGTGGTTTAACATCATACAGAACCATGGAGTCAAGAAGGCATCTCATAGAGTCCAACATGAGTTCAAAAACCCCAAGTTCACAATGCCCAAAATGCTTTGCTTTACAACTACTGGAT from Nicotiana tomentosiformis chromosome 11, ASM39032v3, whole genome shotgun sequence encodes:
- the LOC138901434 gene encoding uncharacterized protein, coding for MCLPKEEGGIGIQSLFDVSKSLFAKLWWRFRTSKSLWSNYTWNKYCKKEMPNVVQFSGGSHEVAELWSGNDWDEQLLTQNFPESIADHIRDEVYFNQTNDTWDEPKWMLTTSGQFSVNSAWRILRHRAPINPEFSNLWTKGLPFKISFFLWRLWKRKIPTDDLWRRNGYIIVSKCWCFFPPNKELFQHLFLRNETMDRVWKHFLQPAGIIINMVHVHQVIRAWWNEPYCQKLKPLFQEAPAVITWELWKRRNTIKNGGTISAQRVIHEVNKTLHFLAKIRYPWLSNIPGLWPDMIIIFES